The proteins below are encoded in one region of Tautonia rosea:
- a CDS encoding 5-formyltetrahydrofolate cyclo-ligase yields MSTDPLRTAKSRLRSLVVDRILAMSEVNRLHEEQTLQDCFQTLPGFDQAKIVLLFIAHLPEEVATRSMIEDAIGRGKTVVCPRVDRKERRLRLFRLDSFEDDLVPGPFGIPEPKPGSFEFLPKEIDWALIPGIAFDVRGYRLGRGAGFYDRLIPLLNPKAPRLALILDPQWVDEVPTEPHDQPVHGVIGTQRSWLSPEFPAS; encoded by the coding sequence GTGTCGACTGATCCTCTCCGCACCGCTAAATCGCGGTTGCGTAGTCTCGTTGTCGACCGCATTCTGGCGATGAGCGAGGTTAACCGCCTTCACGAGGAACAGACGCTTCAGGACTGCTTCCAGACCCTTCCCGGTTTTGACCAGGCGAAAATCGTTCTCCTGTTCATCGCTCACCTTCCCGAAGAGGTGGCGACACGATCCATGATCGAAGATGCGATCGGGCGAGGGAAGACTGTGGTCTGCCCTCGCGTGGATCGCAAGGAGCGTCGCCTGAGACTCTTTCGGCTTGACAGTTTCGAGGACGACCTCGTGCCTGGCCCGTTCGGCATTCCCGAACCCAAGCCCGGCTCGTTCGAATTCCTTCCGAAGGAGATCGACTGGGCGTTAATCCCTGGAATTGCGTTCGATGTTCGGGGGTATCGACTGGGCCGAGGAGCTGGATTTTACGATCGTCTCATTCCGTTACTCAACCCAAAGGCGCCTCGCCTTGCGTTGATCCTCGACCCTCAATGGGTCGACGAGGTGCCAACCGAACCTCACGATCAGCCCGTCCATGGGGTGATCGGCACTCAACGCTCATGGCTGTCTCCCGAGTTTCCCGCCTCTTAG
- a CDS encoding DUF6807 domain-containing protein gives MSGTGVELTNSPVYLSIKDAELEPGSFSLVPIEGGGAPLEAQVIEDGESLGLAMVIPALGASETIQYAMVPSSGSSDGVSITPEGSNLRVEIDGELFTIYRAADGHKPYFFPVIGPTGAPITRAYPMEDVEGEDRDHPHQRSFWFTHGNVNGIDFWASDPLNRPNPTFGTISESNRLSVVEGPVVGVIETTNAWKSPEGQVLCTDHRVWRTYDLEEVRVVDFDVTISAGTSPVTFEDTKEGTFGLRLASSMNVNKNTGGRILNAEGIQNSEAWGKASPWVDYTGPIGDEILGVAILNHPSSFRYPTTWHVRDYGLFAANPFGYKDFKYADSGTHTIAPGESITLGYRVIFHKGDTEQAQIAKAFDAYANPPQVTLRESE, from the coding sequence TTGAGCGGTACCGGTGTCGAGCTAACCAATTCCCCGGTTTATCTCTCGATCAAGGATGCGGAGCTTGAACCAGGGTCTTTCTCTTTGGTGCCGATTGAAGGAGGCGGGGCTCCTCTGGAAGCTCAGGTCATCGAGGACGGGGAATCGCTAGGGCTGGCAATGGTAATTCCTGCACTTGGAGCGAGTGAAACGATTCAATACGCAATGGTCCCATCCTCAGGCTCGTCTGACGGGGTATCGATCACGCCTGAAGGGAGTAATTTAAGGGTCGAGATCGATGGTGAACTCTTCACCATCTACCGCGCGGCGGATGGTCACAAACCGTATTTCTTTCCTGTCATTGGTCCTACCGGGGCTCCCATCACGAGGGCTTACCCAATGGAGGACGTGGAAGGGGAAGATCGGGACCACCCACATCAACGATCGTTCTGGTTTACGCATGGAAATGTCAATGGAATCGACTTCTGGGCCTCTGATCCGCTTAACCGGCCCAATCCAACGTTCGGGACGATCTCAGAATCGAATCGCCTGAGTGTCGTTGAGGGACCGGTTGTCGGAGTGATCGAAACGACCAACGCCTGGAAATCGCCCGAGGGGCAGGTTCTTTGCACAGACCATCGCGTTTGGCGCACCTATGACCTTGAAGAGGTGCGTGTGGTTGATTTCGACGTGACGATTTCCGCCGGAACATCTCCTGTCACGTTCGAAGATACGAAGGAAGGAACTTTCGGGCTGCGACTGGCTTCATCCATGAACGTCAATAAGAATACGGGAGGGCGAATTCTCAATGCCGAGGGGATACAGAACTCTGAGGCATGGGGTAAGGCGTCGCCGTGGGTCGATTACACCGGCCCAATCGGAGATGAGATCCTCGGCGTTGCGATCTTGAATCACCCCAGCAGCTTCCGTTATCCAACAACCTGGCACGTTCGTGACTATGGGCTCTTTGCGGCGAATCCGTTCGGATACAAAGACTTCAAGTACGCCGACTCAGGCACACACACGATTGCGCCGGGAGAATCGATAACACTTGGCTATCGGGTCATTTTCCACAAAGGTGACACAGAACAGGCCCAGATCGCCAAGGCTTTTGATGCCTATGCGAATCCTCCACAAGTCACCCTACGCGAGTCGGAGTGA
- a CDS encoding UvrB/UvrC motif-containing protein: MSKDICLILAGWDHDPDDFQVRIVAGLDGRDKLQMRLDLGLLQMELEGRPDGQKPFGADSLLDYHEMQARQSQSDSLGYTLEPSDCEELMREGIQFYHRYVALFHLGRYDLVSRDTDRNLRLFEFVKSYAIRDRDKFAFDQYRPYVTMMRARALAHQALDRSDHRTAIDALDQAIRAIKGFFHEYDQQDQLNSSQELILLRKLRREIERERRTDPVERLDDQLLHAVAREDYEEAARIRDQIQRLRNASSMNPSDRSPAS; the protein is encoded by the coding sequence GTGAGTAAAGATATTTGTCTAATTCTCGCCGGTTGGGATCACGACCCTGATGATTTTCAGGTCCGGATCGTGGCCGGTCTCGACGGCCGAGACAAGCTTCAGATGCGGCTTGATCTTGGATTGCTCCAGATGGAACTTGAGGGCAGGCCAGACGGTCAGAAACCCTTCGGAGCCGACTCATTGCTCGACTATCATGAGATGCAGGCCAGGCAAAGCCAATCGGACTCCCTCGGATACACCCTCGAACCCTCCGACTGCGAAGAGCTCATGCGAGAGGGTATCCAATTTTATCACCGCTACGTCGCGCTCTTTCACCTGGGACGCTATGACCTCGTCTCAAGAGACACCGATCGCAATCTCCGACTGTTCGAATTTGTGAAGTCCTACGCAATTCGTGATCGCGACAAGTTCGCCTTCGATCAGTATCGTCCCTACGTCACCATGATGCGGGCCCGAGCACTTGCCCATCAGGCACTTGACCGGAGTGATCATCGCACTGCAATCGACGCGCTCGATCAGGCCATTCGAGCAATCAAGGGATTCTTTCACGAGTACGATCAGCAGGATCAGCTCAACAGCTCTCAAGAACTGATCCTTCTTCGCAAACTTCGTCGAGAGATCGAGCGAGAACGACGTACCGATCCTGTCGAACGGCTCGACGATCAGCTGCTCCACGCAGTTGCCCGGGAAGACTACGAGGAAGCAGCTCGCATCCGCGACCAGATCCAGCGGCTTCGAAATGCGAGTTCCATGAACCCCTCCGATCGAAGTCCCGCCTCTTGA
- a CDS encoding glucose-6-phosphate dehydrogenase assembly protein OpcA → MSSSSVEAFYDGNGIPVELTEVEQALDHLWGPAAEKAGGPELDSPAVTRVVLANVVLVNLGPNRPEMEKTIEAITTQYPSRLIILRPDPQAGRKLLAEVSAQCHLPAPGRPQVCSEQIILRTSVEGRDLLPGAVRSLVESDLHSVLWWCDDPREAPELFEQLAGEATRVILDLPDPEADPGSFAAALKADEGQKARDLAWFGLTTWRSLIADQFDAPVAGNLGRIVSIRVRSNVKDTDRPSRAAAWLVGWLAGQLGWKPEGSPQILGDGRCEASLRGREGLIKVVLESVMSEMGALAQIEEVEITLRPDTHPATTLTIQCGGEGTCEICVTDGQGSGCAFPRLVKVPRDETAHRVSAALLTDRSDPPYHRAFPITLWLLGG, encoded by the coding sequence ATGTCGTCCAGTTCTGTCGAAGCGTTTTATGACGGGAATGGCATTCCGGTCGAATTGACCGAAGTCGAACAGGCCCTTGATCATCTTTGGGGCCCAGCCGCTGAGAAGGCGGGGGGACCGGAACTTGATTCTCCAGCCGTGACCCGAGTGGTCCTGGCAAATGTCGTGCTGGTGAATCTCGGACCGAATCGACCGGAAATGGAAAAAACCATTGAGGCGATCACGACCCAGTATCCTTCTCGACTCATTATCCTGAGGCCTGACCCTCAGGCGGGTCGGAAGCTATTGGCAGAAGTCTCTGCCCAGTGTCATCTCCCGGCGCCTGGTCGTCCGCAGGTCTGTAGCGAACAGATCATCCTGCGAACCAGCGTTGAGGGTCGCGACCTGTTGCCCGGTGCGGTCCGATCGTTGGTCGAATCCGACCTCCATTCAGTTCTTTGGTGGTGCGACGACCCGCGCGAGGCTCCCGAGTTGTTCGAGCAACTGGCTGGGGAAGCCACTCGAGTCATTCTCGATCTCCCCGATCCCGAGGCCGATCCTGGCAGCTTTGCTGCGGCATTGAAGGCAGATGAGGGGCAGAAGGCGAGGGATCTGGCCTGGTTTGGACTGACAACCTGGCGAAGCCTTATCGCGGATCAATTCGATGCCCCTGTGGCGGGGAATCTCGGACGGATTGTCTCGATTCGGGTCAGGTCGAACGTGAAGGACACTGATCGACCATCCCGCGCCGCGGCATGGCTGGTTGGCTGGCTGGCTGGGCAACTGGGCTGGAAGCCCGAGGGATCGCCTCAAATTCTCGGTGATGGCCGATGTGAAGCCTCCTTGCGTGGTCGGGAGGGATTGATCAAGGTTGTTCTGGAATCGGTGATGAGCGAAATGGGTGCTCTTGCCCAGATCGAGGAGGTCGAGATCACCCTCCGACCGGATACTCACCCTGCAACCACACTCACAATTCAGTGTGGTGGCGAGGGGACGTGCGAGATCTGCGTCACGGATGGTCAAGGCTCGGGCTGCGCCTTCCCGAGACTGGTTAAGGTTCCTCGGGACGAGACGGCCCATCGCGTCTCGGCGGCTTTGCTGACGGATCGCTCAGATCCGCCTTACCATCGAGCATTCCCGATCACTCTGTGGTTGCTCGGAGGCTGA
- a CDS encoding S41 family peptidase, whose amino-acid sequence MTRFRLLTIGLLGLMIGLADAQTANGETKLLRYPDLHQSTVVFTYGGDLWTAPAEGGIARRLTTHPGLELFPKFSPDGSQIAFTGQYDGDEQVYVMPSHGGVPKRLTHYPARGPLPPRWGYDNQVYGWTPDGSSVLFRSMRDGWDLTDTRLYTVSAKGGFPEALPMPISGGGDLSPEGNQIVYSPLTREFRSWKRYEGGWAQDLYIFDRESAELTPVSHSKRTERDPMWIGDAIYFSSDRSGTLNLYKFDPESEETTALTEESTWDVRWPSKADDGRIVFEKAGELYVLNVESGDVQKISISVPDDALPRRPQRIDASDVLEDFELSPKGERVLFVGRGDVFSAPIEHGPTRNLTRSPGAHDRAARWSPDGKSVLYVSDETGEEEIYLVPQDGIGEPTALTRESTARKINPLWSSDGARVAFADQTGSIFVLNVESKEVIKVAHEPSGRSLDYVWSPDGQWLAFSLSEPSDYRVLYLWKAGDEGPTPITDPMFNAYSPAWDPDGNFLYFLSDRDYAPQISTIEWNYSLTREVGLFAMALRKDVEHPFPPEIDEVTIDDDEKVEADKNGAEDEDSKEEDEDSDTDDDEDDDKDSEEEFSIDLEGLSSRVTRVPLPADNYDQLTAKEGHLIFVRSGPFFYGRESGVKPTLVIFSIEDRKATDLAEEVSTYVLSQDGKKILARNGGNFTLLDATPGGKDSAKSVSTGGVRVDRVPEEEWPQIFDEVWRRFRDYFYVENMHGYDWEAIRAQYRPLLEHVGHRSDLNYVISEMIAELNVGHAYITGGDYDVPDRPRVALLGCRFTLDEESGRYRISRIFKGQNEEETYRSPLTEVGVNVSEGDYVLSIDGVDLTADRNPFELLRDKATQPLTLEVSDDPTREDSRFVTVRPRSSETDLIYLAWVEGNRRKVADASEGRLGYIHIPNMGAEGLREFIKTYYPQIRKQGLVVDVRNNGGGNVSQMLIERLNRSLLGTRFSRNSDRVGTYPNQVFYGHMACLINANSASDGDIFPARFKQAGLGPLIGKRTWGGVVGITDHGPLIDGGGVNVPEFGTNDVDGSYIIEGYGVEPDIDVANDPASVLNGKDPQLERAIAEIMKAIDEEPLILPERPEDPVKLD is encoded by the coding sequence ATGACTCGATTCAGGCTTCTGACGATCGGACTGCTGGGCCTGATGATCGGCTTGGCAGACGCTCAGACTGCGAACGGAGAGACGAAGCTCCTCCGATACCCGGACTTGCATCAGTCGACGGTCGTGTTCACCTATGGCGGAGATCTGTGGACTGCTCCGGCAGAAGGGGGTATCGCCCGTCGCTTAACGACTCATCCGGGACTTGAACTCTTTCCGAAATTCTCTCCGGACGGGTCGCAGATTGCCTTTACGGGCCAGTACGACGGCGACGAGCAAGTTTACGTCATGCCAAGTCACGGAGGAGTTCCGAAGCGTTTGACCCATTATCCGGCGCGAGGGCCCCTGCCTCCACGATGGGGATACGATAACCAAGTATATGGCTGGACGCCGGATGGATCATCAGTCCTCTTTCGATCGATGCGTGACGGGTGGGATCTCACAGATACGAGGCTATATACAGTCTCTGCGAAGGGAGGCTTCCCCGAGGCCCTACCAATGCCGATTTCGGGAGGCGGCGACCTGTCTCCCGAGGGAAACCAGATTGTTTACTCGCCGTTGACCCGAGAATTCCGATCGTGGAAGCGGTACGAAGGTGGATGGGCTCAGGATCTCTACATTTTCGACAGGGAGAGTGCGGAACTGACGCCGGTTTCGCACTCGAAGCGGACCGAGCGCGACCCGATGTGGATCGGCGACGCGATTTATTTTTCCTCGGACCGATCCGGGACGCTCAACCTTTACAAATTTGATCCCGAGTCCGAGGAAACCACCGCGTTGACCGAGGAATCGACGTGGGATGTTCGCTGGCCGAGCAAGGCTGACGACGGCCGGATTGTTTTTGAGAAAGCAGGAGAGCTCTATGTCCTGAATGTCGAATCGGGAGATGTGCAGAAGATCTCAATCAGTGTTCCGGATGATGCACTGCCCCGCCGTCCACAGCGGATTGATGCCTCTGACGTACTGGAAGACTTTGAATTGAGTCCGAAAGGGGAGCGGGTCTTGTTTGTCGGCCGGGGAGACGTGTTCAGCGCCCCGATCGAACACGGACCAACCCGCAACCTGACGCGATCTCCAGGAGCCCACGATCGCGCAGCCCGATGGTCACCGGATGGAAAATCTGTCCTCTATGTTTCCGATGAGACAGGAGAGGAGGAAATTTACCTTGTTCCTCAAGATGGAATCGGTGAGCCAACGGCACTGACTCGCGAGAGCACGGCGAGAAAGATCAATCCGCTCTGGTCTTCCGACGGAGCACGCGTTGCGTTCGCGGATCAAACGGGCTCGATCTTCGTCTTGAATGTCGAGAGCAAAGAAGTCATCAAGGTTGCTCACGAGCCCTCGGGCCGATCGCTCGATTATGTCTGGTCTCCCGATGGGCAATGGCTCGCCTTCAGCCTGAGTGAGCCAAGTGATTATCGAGTGCTCTATCTCTGGAAAGCCGGCGACGAGGGGCCCACGCCGATAACCGATCCGATGTTTAATGCCTACAGCCCGGCCTGGGATCCTGATGGGAACTTTCTTTACTTCCTGAGCGATCGAGACTATGCGCCTCAGATCTCGACAATCGAGTGGAACTATTCCCTGACTCGCGAGGTGGGGCTGTTTGCGATGGCCCTACGGAAGGATGTTGAGCATCCCTTCCCTCCTGAAATTGATGAAGTGACGATCGACGACGATGAGAAAGTCGAGGCCGACAAGAACGGGGCCGAGGACGAGGATTCCAAGGAGGAGGATGAGGATTCGGACACCGACGACGATGAGGATGACGACAAGGATTCGGAGGAGGAGTTCTCGATCGACCTCGAAGGGCTCTCGTCTCGAGTGACTCGCGTGCCGTTGCCGGCCGACAACTACGATCAATTGACGGCAAAGGAAGGACACCTGATTTTTGTCCGTTCCGGTCCGTTTTTTTACGGTCGTGAGTCGGGCGTGAAGCCAACCCTCGTGATTTTTTCGATCGAAGATCGTAAGGCAACGGATCTGGCCGAGGAGGTCAGCACCTACGTCCTCTCACAGGATGGGAAGAAGATATTGGCTCGCAACGGAGGGAATTTTACGTTGCTTGATGCGACGCCGGGCGGAAAGGATTCTGCGAAATCCGTGTCCACGGGAGGCGTCCGGGTGGATCGGGTTCCAGAGGAGGAGTGGCCGCAGATTTTTGATGAGGTCTGGAGACGATTCCGAGATTACTTTTATGTCGAGAACATGCATGGTTACGATTGGGAAGCGATTCGGGCTCAATACCGTCCGCTCCTAGAGCATGTCGGACATCGCTCGGATCTCAACTACGTGATCAGTGAAATGATCGCGGAACTCAACGTCGGCCATGCTTACATCACGGGAGGTGACTACGACGTTCCCGATCGCCCTCGCGTGGCATTGCTTGGATGTCGGTTTACGCTCGACGAGGAATCGGGACGCTATCGGATCTCTCGAATTTTCAAGGGTCAGAATGAGGAAGAGACGTACCGGTCTCCCCTGACCGAAGTGGGCGTTAACGTCAGTGAAGGAGATTATGTCCTCTCAATCGATGGCGTGGACCTGACAGCCGATCGTAACCCGTTCGAACTCTTGAGAGACAAGGCCACTCAGCCCCTGACACTGGAAGTGAGCGACGACCCAACGCGCGAGGATTCTCGGTTTGTCACCGTTCGGCCAAGGTCGAGCGAGACGGACCTGATCTACCTGGCGTGGGTCGAGGGGAACCGTCGCAAGGTGGCAGACGCTTCGGAAGGTCGATTGGGATATATTCATATTCCTAATATGGGAGCGGAAGGGCTTCGAGAATTCATCAAGACCTATTACCCACAGATTCGCAAGCAAGGGCTTGTGGTGGACGTGCGGAACAACGGCGGCGGTAACGTGTCTCAGATGCTCATCGAACGGCTCAACCGAAGCTTGCTTGGCACACGATTCAGTCGTAACAGCGATCGGGTTGGGACGTATCCGAATCAGGTCTTCTACGGACACATGGCCTGCCTGATCAATGCAAACAGCGCATCGGATGGTGATATTTTCCCCGCCCGATTCAAGCAGGCCGGACTTGGCCCCCTGATCGGCAAACGAACCTGGGGCGGTGTGGTCGGCATCACGGATCATGGGCCGCTGATCGACGGTGGGGGGGTCAATGTGCCGGAATTCGGTACAAATGACGTCGACGGCTCCTACATCATCGAAGGATATGGTGTTGAACCCGACATCGACGTGGCCAACGATCCTGCCTCGGTCCTCAACGGGAAAGACCCTCAGCTCGAACGAGCCATCGCAGAGATTATGAAGGCGATCGATGAGGAACCCTTGATCCTTCCCGAACGACCTGAGGACCCCGTGAAACTGGACTGA
- a CDS encoding DUF4912 domain-containing protein: MTVETLKDCNKKELARMAKDRGIPGWHAMRKDQLVRALTTAIAPPSLPGRSSSIKKNDTSEVKSRDVRRRRSRPELREPEPEHTSVQASPPRTLDHGCIKDRIITSVRDPYWLHTYWELSRTTLGRAQAAMGQEWHRARPILRLFDVTSEDTTSNAERVVRDIPIHGGVNNWYIDVCEPPRSYRVDIGYLSSQGRFFVLARSNVVTTPRVGCNDLLDEHWASVDSQYQTIFKQSLHGGSASRDLLEIFEERLRRPMNPLNFSSLGTGALQASNGSRNFHFEIDAELIVYGTTEPNAKVTLQGEPVKLRPDGSFSVRFSLPDSRQIIPAVSSSPDGVEERTIVLAVERNTKELEPMIHDGNEL; encoded by the coding sequence ATGACTGTCGAGACGCTCAAGGACTGCAACAAGAAGGAGCTGGCCCGGATGGCGAAAGACCGGGGAATCCCCGGTTGGCATGCGATGCGAAAAGACCAGCTCGTCCGAGCACTCACCACCGCAATCGCTCCCCCGTCATTGCCTGGTCGCTCTTCTAGCATCAAAAAAAACGATACGAGCGAAGTCAAGTCCCGCGACGTCCGCCGTCGCCGATCCCGGCCTGAACTCCGGGAACCGGAACCAGAGCACACTTCCGTTCAGGCGTCCCCTCCCAGGACCCTGGACCACGGTTGTATCAAGGATCGAATTATCACTTCGGTGCGCGATCCCTATTGGTTGCACACTTACTGGGAACTGAGCCGAACAACCCTCGGCCGCGCCCAGGCTGCCATGGGCCAGGAATGGCACCGGGCTCGACCGATTCTTCGTTTGTTCGATGTCACCAGCGAAGACACCACGTCTAATGCCGAGCGCGTCGTTCGAGACATCCCGATTCACGGGGGCGTGAACAACTGGTACATCGACGTCTGCGAGCCCCCCCGTTCGTATCGGGTCGACATTGGATATCTCTCCTCGCAGGGAAGGTTCTTCGTCCTCGCTCGCTCCAATGTGGTTACCACTCCTCGCGTCGGCTGCAACGATCTGCTTGATGAACACTGGGCCAGTGTCGACTCCCAGTACCAGACCATCTTCAAGCAATCATTGCATGGCGGTTCTGCCTCACGAGACCTCCTCGAAATTTTCGAGGAACGCCTGCGACGTCCAATGAACCCCCTGAATTTCTCCAGCCTCGGGACCGGTGCGCTTCAGGCCTCGAATGGAAGCAGGAATTTTCACTTCGAAATCGATGCCGAGTTGATCGTCTATGGCACGACCGAACCAAATGCGAAAGTCACCCTCCAAGGCGAGCCTGTCAAACTTCGCCCCGATGGATCGTTCAGCGTTCGCTTCAGCCTTCCTGACAGCCGTCAAATTATCCCAGCTGTCTCCTCCAGTCCCGATGGCGTTGAAGAGCGTACGATTGTCCTCGCGGTCGAGCGGAACACCAAAGAGCTCGAACCGATGATCCACGACGGCAACGAACTCTGA
- a CDS encoding sulfatase family protein — MQRLLLVLGCVLGVTSLLRADNRPNVLWIIVEDMSPHFGCYGESTIETPHVDRLAAEGVRFANAFVTAPVCSASRSALITGMYQTTIGAHHHRSGRGTASIDLPEGVVLIPSLFQEADYFTSNGTIDGRTGKTDYNFKFDSNVYDGSDWSGRAEGQPFFAQIQLSGGKLREGGNWAKRAEAELGSLTDPDSVTLPPYYPRDPVILEDWARYLDAVRYTDRQVGQILDRLEKEGLIDSTYIFFITDHGISHARGKQFLYEEGIKIPFIVRGPNLPKGTVRSDLIAHIDTSSTSLELAGIAIPSRLEGRSLFTDDHQPRPFVISARDRCDETVDGIRSIRTDRFKLILNRYPERPYLQPNTYKDHKEILQTLRRLHQVGALNEAQKLHFASQRPRYELYDLVTDPWELSNLATSEDHPQLLTLQHALLEWMEMTGDRGVVPEPIAMYESDMTLYLQSVKRTNPERAAEIESNIALMKQWQREGK; from the coding sequence ATGCAAAGACTACTCCTCGTGCTCGGTTGTGTCTTGGGAGTCACAAGTCTCCTGAGGGCAGACAACCGTCCGAATGTCCTCTGGATCATTGTTGAGGACATGTCGCCCCACTTCGGTTGTTATGGGGAATCGACGATCGAAACACCGCATGTGGACCGTCTGGCCGCCGAAGGGGTGCGTTTTGCAAACGCTTTCGTGACCGCCCCAGTGTGCTCGGCATCTCGGTCGGCATTGATCACCGGGATGTATCAGACGACGATCGGTGCTCACCACCACCGCAGTGGTCGGGGAACAGCCTCGATCGACTTACCAGAGGGTGTGGTACTGATTCCGTCCCTCTTTCAAGAGGCTGACTATTTTACCAGTAACGGTACGATCGACGGTCGAACGGGCAAAACTGATTACAATTTCAAGTTTGACTCAAACGTTTACGATGGGTCCGACTGGTCGGGAAGAGCGGAAGGGCAACCCTTCTTCGCTCAAATTCAACTGAGCGGTGGAAAGCTTCGAGAAGGAGGAAACTGGGCCAAACGAGCGGAGGCAGAACTGGGTTCTCTCACCGATCCGGATTCCGTCACCCTCCCACCCTACTACCCTCGAGACCCCGTGATACTGGAAGACTGGGCCCGGTACCTGGACGCAGTGCGTTACACGGACAGGCAGGTCGGCCAGATTCTAGATCGATTGGAGAAGGAAGGTCTTATTGATTCGACGTATATCTTTTTCATCACAGACCACGGCATTAGTCATGCTCGCGGCAAACAGTTTTTATACGAGGAAGGGATCAAGATTCCGTTCATCGTACGTGGACCAAATCTCCCGAAAGGAACCGTCCGTAGCGACTTAATTGCTCATATTGACACGTCATCGACTTCGCTGGAGCTGGCTGGGATCGCAATTCCTTCGCGGTTGGAAGGGCGATCGTTGTTTACGGACGATCACCAGCCTCGACCGTTCGTCATTTCGGCCAGAGATCGTTGTGACGAGACCGTCGATGGAATTCGAAGCATCAGAACCGATCGTTTCAAGTTAATCTTAAACCGTTATCCCGAGAGACCTTATCTCCAACCGAATACGTACAAGGATCACAAGGAAATTCTGCAAACGCTCAGACGATTGCATCAGGTCGGTGCGTTGAATGAAGCTCAGAAGCTTCATTTCGCATCGCAGCGACCCCGTTACGAGCTCTACGATCTCGTGACCGATCCGTGGGAGCTTTCAAACCTCGCCACGTCCGAAGATCACCCGCAATTGCTCACGCTTCAGCACGCGCTGCTCGAATGGATGGAAATGACGGGAGATCGCGGGGTTGTTCCTGAGCCGATTGCGATGTACGAGAGCGACATGACGCTTTATCTCCAAAGCGTAAAGCGAACCAACCCAGAGCGTGCTGCGGAGATCGAGTCCAACATCGCCCTCATGAAACAATGGCAGCGGGAAGGAAAGTGA